One stretch of Planococcus sp. PAMC 21323 DNA includes these proteins:
- a CDS encoding DUF1456 family protein has translation MDNNDLLIRLRYALDIKNKDMVDIFKLGGIDLSKEEVLKVLTKTPESDEDEDDSIWIDHEDNDDYIKAEDSLFESFLNGFIIFKRGRQEPKPGQPEVPSLTNERSNNLLLKKVKIALQLNSEDMLEVWDLAGVTVTKGELGALLRKVGHKNYQECGDRYARNFLKGLAIKYRK, from the coding sequence ATGGACAATAATGATTTATTGATCCGATTGCGCTATGCATTGGATATAAAAAATAAAGACATGGTCGATATTTTCAAATTAGGTGGCATCGATCTGAGTAAGGAAGAAGTACTGAAGGTGCTGACGAAGACTCCTGAAAGCGATGAAGATGAAGACGACAGCATTTGGATTGATCATGAAGATAATGATGATTACATCAAAGCGGAAGATTCTCTGTTTGAATCGTTTTTAAATGGCTTTATAATTTTTAAAAGAGGTCGTCAAGAGCCAAAACCTGGACAACCTGAAGTTCCGTCATTGACCAATGAACGCTCGAATAACTTACTATTGAAGAAAGTGAAAATCGCTTTACAGCTAAATAGTGAAGACATGTTAGAGGTTTGGGATTTAGCAGGAGTTACCGTTACAAAAGGCGAGCTAGGTGCCTTACTTCGAAAAGTCGGACATAAAAATTACCAAGAATGTGGCGATCGTTATGCTCGCAACTTCCTTAAAGGATTAGCAATCAAATATAGAAAATAA
- a CDS encoding bifunctional homocysteine S-methyltransferase/methylenetetrahydrofolate reductase, whose amino-acid sequence MGLLDELKTRILTADGAMGTLLYSYGIEYCNEELNLQRPEIVEKIHLDYINAGADIIQTNTYGANALKLARYGLESQVAEINKAAIDIANRAATPGGQFVFGTIGGIRGIRKSDASLQEIIAMVDQQANQLLEGDPHGLLLETYYDFEELAATVKHLKTITDTPLIAQVSMHDPGILQNGMTLNDALHQLETLGADIVGVNCRLGPHHTIQAFEEVTLPEKAFLSAYPNASLLDVEDGRIVYESEADYFGRAALLLREEGVRLIGGCCGTTPKHIEAVKKHLGQLKPIVHKIVTERKPIVIREAEALAVTPLHEKAKTERTIIVELDTPRHLDVEKFLEGSVALKAAGVDALTMADNSLASPRISNMAMGSILKHTEDIRALAHITCRDRNLIGLQSHLMGLDALGIHDILAVTGDPTKVGDFPGATSVYDVSSMELIQLIKKLNEGISFSGKSLRKKANFSVAAAFNPNVRVLDRAVARLEKKIDSGADYFISQPVYTKEKIIEIYEATKHIETPIFIGVMPLTSIRSAEFLHNEVPGIKLSDDALERMRACGDDKDLATAEGIQIAKELIDTAAKLFHGIYLITPFVRYDMTVELIHYIRQLDQQKESDHSHVQASY is encoded by the coding sequence ATGGGTTTACTAGATGAGTTGAAGACAAGGATTTTAACAGCAGACGGTGCTATGGGAACATTACTATATTCGTACGGCATTGAGTATTGCAACGAGGAGTTGAATTTACAACGCCCTGAAATTGTAGAGAAAATCCATCTCGATTATATTAACGCCGGGGCAGATATTATCCAAACCAACACGTACGGGGCGAACGCACTAAAACTAGCTCGTTATGGATTAGAATCTCAAGTTGCAGAAATCAATAAAGCCGCGATCGATATCGCAAACCGAGCAGCGACACCGGGTGGACAATTTGTTTTTGGCACGATTGGCGGCATTCGAGGAATTCGAAAAAGTGATGCCAGTTTGCAAGAAATCATTGCCATGGTTGACCAGCAAGCAAACCAATTATTAGAAGGCGATCCACATGGATTATTGCTAGAAACCTATTACGATTTTGAAGAACTTGCAGCTACGGTGAAACACTTGAAAACCATCACAGACACCCCGTTAATTGCTCAAGTGTCGATGCATGATCCGGGGATTTTGCAAAATGGTATGACATTAAACGATGCGCTTCACCAACTAGAAACGCTCGGAGCCGATATCGTCGGAGTCAATTGCCGGTTAGGTCCTCACCATACGATTCAAGCATTTGAAGAAGTGACTTTGCCTGAGAAAGCTTTCTTGTCAGCTTATCCAAATGCCAGCTTGCTAGATGTGGAAGACGGGCGAATTGTATATGAATCAGAAGCAGATTATTTCGGACGTGCCGCTTTATTGTTACGAGAAGAAGGCGTTCGATTAATTGGTGGCTGTTGTGGAACAACGCCGAAACACATCGAAGCAGTAAAAAAACATTTAGGTCAGCTAAAGCCGATTGTTCATAAAATAGTAACTGAGAGAAAGCCGATTGTCATTCGAGAAGCAGAAGCTTTAGCAGTAACCCCGCTTCATGAAAAAGCGAAAACCGAACGAACGATTATTGTGGAACTCGATACACCACGTCATTTAGATGTTGAGAAGTTTCTCGAAGGTTCAGTTGCATTAAAAGCAGCGGGTGTCGATGCTTTAACAATGGCTGACAATTCACTTGCTTCACCGCGTATTAGCAATATGGCGATGGGTTCGATTTTAAAACATACAGAAGATATTCGTGCACTTGCGCACATTACATGCCGCGACCGTAATTTAATTGGATTACAATCGCATTTAATGGGGCTTGATGCACTTGGCATACACGATATACTCGCTGTGACAGGTGACCCGACTAAAGTGGGGGATTTTCCAGGAGCGACAAGCGTTTATGATGTGTCAAGTATGGAACTGATTCAATTAATCAAAAAGTTAAATGAAGGCATTTCATTTTCTGGGAAGTCGTTACGGAAAAAAGCCAACTTTTCTGTTGCTGCAGCGTTCAACCCGAATGTCCGTGTGCTTGACCGAGCTGTTGCAAGACTCGAAAAGAAAATCGACAGTGGCGCAGATTATTTTATTTCGCAGCCGGTTTATACAAAAGAGAAAATAATCGAAATTTACGAAGCGACAAAACATATAGAAACACCCATTTTTATTGGCGTAATGCCGTTAACCAGTATTCGCAGTGCAGAATTCCTGCACAATGAAGTACCAGGTATAAAACTGTCAGATGATGCATTGGAGCGGATGCGTGCATGTGGTGATGACAAAGACCTGGCAACTGCAGAAGGCATTCAAATTGCGAAAGAATTAATTGATACAGCAGCCAAATTATTCCATGGAATTTACTTGATCACACCTTTTGTTCGCTACGATATGACCGTAGAATTGATTCATTATATTCGTCAACTAGATCAACAGAAAGAGAGCGATCACAGCCATGTCCAAGCATCTTATTGA
- the metH gene encoding methionine synthase has translation MSKHLIEQQLEKRILIIDGAMGTMIQNEDLSPEDFGGEEFDGCNEYLNIVRPDVIQNVHIAYLEAGADILCTNTFGGTPIVLDEYGIGDQAADINRRAVEIAKRATAEFSTPEWPRFVAGAIGPTTKTLSVTGGATFDEMLENFYVQAKALVEGGADLILLETSQDMLNVKAATIGINQAFKETGIELPIMVSGTIEPMGTTLAGQSIEAFYISIEHVKPLSVGLNCATGPEFMTDHLRSLSELSDGYVSCYPNAGLPDEDGHYHETPESLAKKLRGFADKGWLNVVGGCCGTTPAHIRAVRLAMEGLPPRKPDPVEHGHVVSGIEPLQYDETMRPLFIGERTNVIGSRKFKRLIIDGKFEEAAEIARAQVKNGAHVIDICLANPDRDEVEDMTHFMKEVVKKVKVPLVIDSTDEEVIEVALKFSQGKAIINSINLEDGEERFDAVMPLVKKYGAAVVVGTIDEVGMAVTRERKLEIAERSYDLLVNKWGLAPEDIIFDPLVFPVGTGDQQYIGSAVETIEGIRLIKEKLPRALTILGVSNVSFGLPPVGREVLNAVYLYHCTQAGLDYAIVNTEKLERYASIPKQEIDMANELLFTTTDETLADFTAFYRDKKKEKTEDDIPKTVPDRLAYYIIEGTKEGLIPDLEKALDMYDEPLDVINGPLMKGMAEVGRLFNDNQLIVAEVLQSAGVMKAAVSFLEQFMEKKEDDSGKGKIVLATVKGDVHDIGKNLVEIILSNNGFKVIDVGIKVTPATLIEVIRKEKPDMIGLSGLLVKSAKQMVITAQDFKEAGIDVPILVGGAALSRRFTETKISAEYDGPVIYAKDAMQGLDLANRLQNGAGKAELLLELDAQQEKRQASEAVRAAKPAVAVAEKPVKTVREDVTVHVPNDLRRHVLKEYSVAHLYPYVNMRTLIGHHLGLKGYNDNSLAKGDPRAVQLHELATEFLGSGVLKPSGMYQFFPAQSDGDDVIVYDPKDAKTEIERFTFPRQSASPFLCLSDYLKSVDSGEMDYVAFMQVTAGFGVREQATRLKEQGKFLESHALQATALELAEGFAERIHQEIRDQWGFSDATDFSMRDRFAAKYQGQRFSFGYPACPNLEDQAKLFNLIKPEDIGVHLTEEYMMDPEASVSAIVFAHPDARYFVVD, from the coding sequence ATGTCCAAGCATCTTATTGAACAACAACTCGAAAAAAGAATATTGATTATTGATGGAGCCATGGGGACAATGATTCAAAATGAAGATTTATCTCCGGAAGATTTTGGCGGAGAAGAGTTTGATGGCTGCAATGAGTACTTGAATATCGTACGACCAGATGTTATCCAAAATGTGCACATCGCTTATCTTGAAGCTGGAGCGGATATTCTTTGCACCAATACGTTTGGGGGTACACCAATTGTATTGGATGAATACGGAATCGGTGACCAAGCAGCTGACATTAATAGACGTGCAGTTGAAATTGCGAAACGAGCGACTGCAGAATTTTCAACACCTGAATGGCCTCGATTTGTAGCGGGTGCGATTGGGCCAACGACGAAAACCCTATCTGTTACAGGTGGAGCTACGTTTGATGAGATGCTGGAAAATTTTTATGTGCAGGCGAAAGCATTAGTTGAAGGCGGCGCCGATTTAATTTTATTAGAGACGAGTCAAGATATGTTAAATGTTAAAGCCGCAACGATTGGAATTAACCAAGCGTTTAAAGAAACAGGGATTGAATTGCCGATTATGGTGTCAGGAACAATCGAGCCGATGGGGACAACGCTTGCCGGACAAAGCATTGAAGCTTTTTACATTTCCATTGAACATGTCAAGCCTTTATCGGTGGGATTAAATTGTGCGACGGGTCCAGAATTTATGACTGACCACCTTCGATCGCTGTCAGAGCTATCGGACGGCTATGTGAGTTGTTACCCCAATGCCGGCTTACCCGACGAAGATGGACATTATCACGAAACGCCAGAATCGCTTGCGAAAAAATTGCGCGGTTTTGCGGATAAAGGTTGGTTGAACGTTGTCGGCGGTTGTTGTGGGACAACACCTGCACATATTCGAGCGGTTCGCCTGGCGATGGAGGGATTGCCACCGAGAAAGCCGGATCCTGTCGAACATGGTCACGTGGTTTCCGGGATTGAGCCTTTGCAATACGATGAAACGATGCGTCCTTTGTTTATCGGAGAACGGACAAATGTAATCGGTTCTCGTAAGTTTAAACGATTAATCATAGATGGGAAATTTGAAGAAGCCGCTGAAATTGCTCGTGCTCAAGTGAAAAACGGGGCACATGTTATTGATATTTGTTTGGCGAACCCTGACCGTGACGAAGTTGAAGACATGACTCATTTCATGAAAGAAGTCGTCAAAAAAGTAAAAGTGCCACTGGTTATTGATTCTACGGACGAAGAAGTGATTGAAGTGGCATTGAAGTTTTCACAAGGAAAAGCGATTATCAACTCGATCAATTTAGAAGATGGGGAGGAACGATTTGATGCGGTAATGCCGCTTGTGAAAAAATACGGAGCGGCCGTTGTGGTTGGGACGATTGATGAAGTAGGGATGGCTGTAACACGGGAACGGAAACTCGAGATTGCAGAACGCTCTTATGATTTGCTAGTTAATAAATGGGGGCTCGCACCAGAAGACATCATTTTCGATCCACTCGTGTTCCCAGTCGGAACGGGCGATCAACAATATATCGGTTCTGCAGTTGAGACGATTGAAGGCATTCGTCTCATTAAAGAAAAGCTGCCGCGTGCGTTAACCATTTTAGGGGTCAGTAATGTTTCATTCGGCTTACCTCCGGTCGGTCGTGAAGTATTAAATGCCGTGTATTTATATCACTGCACACAAGCAGGTTTGGATTATGCCATCGTCAATACGGAAAAGTTGGAGCGGTACGCGTCGATTCCGAAACAGGAAATCGACATGGCTAATGAATTACTGTTTACGACAACAGATGAGACACTAGCTGATTTTACAGCTTTTTATCGTGATAAGAAAAAAGAAAAAACCGAAGACGACATCCCAAAAACGGTACCGGATCGCTTAGCTTACTATATTATAGAAGGAACAAAAGAAGGCTTGATTCCAGATTTGGAAAAAGCGTTGGATATGTACGATGAACCGCTTGATGTCATCAACGGACCTTTGATGAAGGGAATGGCCGAAGTAGGTCGCTTATTTAATGACAATCAATTGATCGTGGCTGAAGTGCTACAAAGTGCTGGCGTCATGAAAGCAGCAGTTTCATTCCTTGAGCAGTTTATGGAGAAAAAAGAAGACGATTCCGGAAAAGGAAAAATCGTTTTAGCTACTGTAAAAGGTGACGTTCATGACATCGGCAAAAACTTAGTGGAAATCATTTTGAGCAATAATGGCTTTAAAGTTATTGATGTCGGCATTAAAGTGACACCAGCAACCTTGATTGAAGTAATTCGAAAAGAAAAGCCAGACATGATTGGTTTGTCCGGGTTACTCGTTAAGTCAGCGAAGCAAATGGTCATCACCGCACAAGATTTTAAAGAAGCGGGCATCGATGTACCGATTTTAGTAGGCGGGGCGGCCTTATCTAGACGCTTTACAGAAACTAAAATTTCAGCAGAGTACGATGGACCGGTTATTTATGCGAAAGACGCGATGCAAGGCTTAGACTTGGCAAACCGTTTACAAAATGGAGCTGGAAAAGCGGAATTGCTGTTAGAGTTGGACGCACAGCAAGAGAAACGCCAAGCGTCTGAAGCCGTGCGAGCTGCAAAACCCGCTGTAGCAGTTGCTGAAAAACCAGTAAAAACAGTACGCGAAGACGTCACGGTTCACGTGCCGAACGATTTGCGTCGTCACGTATTGAAAGAGTATTCTGTGGCTCATTTGTATCCATACGTCAACATGCGCACATTGATTGGTCATCACCTTGGGTTGAAAGGCTATAACGATAATTCGTTAGCTAAAGGCGATCCGCGTGCTGTTCAGCTTCATGAACTGGCAACTGAGTTTTTGGGTTCAGGGGTTTTGAAGCCGTCCGGGATGTATCAATTTTTCCCGGCTCAAAGTGATGGAGACGATGTGATCGTTTACGATCCAAAAGACGCCAAGACAGAAATCGAGCGTTTTACATTTCCACGACAATCAGCGTCACCATTTCTTTGCTTGTCCGATTACTTGAAATCGGTCGACAGCGGCGAAATGGATTACGTCGCTTTTATGCAAGTTACTGCGGGATTTGGGGTACGCGAACAAGCAACACGTTTGAAAGAACAAGGCAAATTTTTAGAAAGTCATGCGCTGCAAGCAACAGCACTTGAACTCGCAGAAGGCTTTGCTGAACGAATCCACCAAGAAATCCGAGATCAATGGGGCTTCTCAGATGCGACAGACTTCTCCATGCGCGACCGCTTTGCTGCCAAATACCAAGGACAACGCTTCTCATTCGGTTACCCCGCGTGTCCGAACTTAGAAGACCAAGCCAAACTATTCAACTTAATCAAACCCGAAGACATCGGCGTGCATTTAACAGAAGAATACATGATGGACCCTGAAGCATCCGTATCCGCGATCGTATTTGCGCACCCAGATGCCAGATATTTTGTAGTTGATTGA
- the msrA gene encoding peptide-methionine (S)-S-oxide reductase MsrA translates to MKILSLTGFVVLLLLLLSGCGSASVSESSSADSGQSTETSTSKFPDNPNVDLEFDTDKLQDIYLAGGCFWGVEAYMARVYGVYDVTSGYANGNTENPTYEEVVRENTGHAETVHVRYDPERVDLEEVLNHYFMIIDPTLLNQQGNDRGEQYRTGIYYENEDDRAVIDKVVTAQVDRYDDPIVTEVEMLDNYYLAEEYHQDYLEKNPDGYCHIEFDTLEDQKVGEDAQSLIDPALYPKPSDEELKATLTDIQYSVTQEDDTERAFSSEYDGFYEPGIYVDITTGEPLFSSADKYDSTTGWPSFTKPIDPEVVTEHDDGLFFMKRTEIRSRAGDNHIGHVFNDGPADKGGLRYCMNGAALLFVPEADMEAQGYGFLLDKVN, encoded by the coding sequence ATGAAAATACTCTCACTTACGGGCTTTGTGGTTTTATTGCTATTGCTGCTTTCAGGTTGTGGAAGCGCAAGTGTCTCAGAGTCCAGTAGCGCTGATTCTGGGCAATCGACAGAAACTAGCACGTCCAAATTTCCAGACAATCCAAATGTAGATCTTGAATTCGATACAGATAAACTGCAGGACATTTATTTAGCTGGCGGCTGTTTCTGGGGCGTCGAAGCTTATATGGCACGCGTTTACGGCGTTTACGATGTCACATCTGGCTACGCTAACGGCAATACGGAAAACCCAACTTACGAAGAAGTGGTTCGTGAAAACACCGGACACGCTGAAACGGTCCATGTCCGCTACGACCCAGAACGTGTTGATTTAGAAGAAGTACTAAATCATTATTTTATGATTATTGATCCAACCCTGTTAAATCAACAAGGCAATGATCGCGGAGAACAGTACCGAACAGGCATTTATTATGAAAATGAAGATGACCGAGCTGTGATCGATAAAGTAGTGACTGCCCAAGTAGATCGCTATGACGATCCAATCGTTACAGAAGTTGAAATGCTGGATAACTATTATTTGGCTGAAGAGTACCATCAAGATTACCTCGAAAAAAATCCAGACGGCTATTGCCACATCGAATTTGATACCTTAGAAGATCAAAAAGTAGGCGAAGACGCACAGTCGCTGATCGACCCAGCACTTTATCCGAAACCAAGTGACGAAGAATTAAAAGCAACATTAACTGATATTCAATACTCTGTTACGCAAGAAGACGATACAGAACGCGCGTTTTCAAGTGAGTACGATGGCTTTTACGAACCTGGTATTTATGTCGACATCACAACAGGCGAACCGCTTTTCTCATCTGCCGATAAATACGATTCCACGACCGGCTGGCCGAGTTTTACTAAACCGATTGATCCGGAAGTGGTAACTGAACATGATGATGGATTGTTCTTTATGAAACGAACCGAAATTAGAAGTCGCGCTGGAGACAATCACATTGGTCATGTCTTTAACGACGGCCCTGCAGACAAAGGCGGCCTGCGCTATTGCATGAACGGCGCAGCGCTATTGTTTGTACCCGAAGCAGATATGGAAGCACAAGGCTATGGTTTCTTATTGGATAAAGTAAATTGA
- a CDS encoding NADP-dependent oxidoreductase: MTARLQKEIQLANRPEGMPTNNDFSFVEKEVPTPAENEVLLKTLYLSVDPYMRGRMRDVKSYIPPFELNQALTGGILAEVVESRSDLFEKGDIVSSNLSWSEYNVAAAAKLQKIDPTAASITAHLSVLGLTGLTAYFGLLDIANPQAGETVVVSGAAGAVGSIVGQIAKIKGTRVVGIAGSDEKIDYLINELGFDAAVNYKKDSFKEDLLAALPDGVDVYFDNVGGDISDAVIRQLNKHARVTLCGAISSYNAKDGDIGPRMQSQFIKTSAMMKGFTLGDYAKDLPTGVAALTQWLQEGKLKYDETIVEGFENTPDAFLGLFKGTNLGKQLVKVADPEFAKL; encoded by the coding sequence ATGACAGCTCGATTACAGAAAGAAATTCAATTGGCAAACCGCCCAGAAGGCATGCCAACGAATAATGATTTTAGTTTTGTCGAAAAAGAAGTTCCAACACCTGCTGAAAATGAAGTTTTATTAAAAACACTTTACTTGTCGGTTGACCCGTATATGCGCGGACGAATGAGAGATGTAAAATCTTATATCCCCCCATTCGAATTAAACCAAGCATTAACGGGCGGCATATTAGCTGAAGTTGTCGAATCACGCTCGGATTTATTCGAAAAAGGCGACATCGTCAGCAGCAACCTTAGCTGGTCAGAGTACAATGTAGCAGCTGCTGCTAAGCTTCAAAAAATTGACCCAACAGCTGCATCAATTACCGCTCACTTAAGTGTGCTTGGATTAACTGGACTTACGGCTTATTTCGGATTACTTGATATCGCGAACCCGCAAGCAGGCGAAACAGTTGTCGTTTCAGGCGCAGCTGGTGCAGTCGGCTCGATTGTTGGCCAAATCGCTAAAATCAAAGGGACTCGTGTTGTTGGTATCGCCGGCTCGGATGAAAAAATTGATTACTTGATCAATGAACTTGGATTTGACGCTGCCGTTAATTATAAAAAAGACAGCTTTAAAGAAGATTTGCTTGCCGCTCTTCCTGACGGTGTTGATGTTTACTTTGATAATGTAGGCGGCGATATTTCCGACGCCGTGATTCGTCAGCTAAACAAACATGCACGCGTGACATTATGCGGAGCTATTTCTTCTTATAACGCTAAAGATGGCGATATCGGTCCACGCATGCAAAGTCAATTCATCAAAACAAGCGCGATGATGAAAGGCTTTACGCTTGGCGATTATGCAAAAGATTTACCAACAGGCGTTGCAGCATTAACGCAATGGCTACAAGAAGGTAAATTGAAATACGACGAAACAATTGTCGAAGGTTTTGAAAATACGCCAGATGCGTTCCTGGGCTTGTTCAAAGGTACAAATCTTGGTAAACAGCTCGTAAAAGTCGCAGATCCTGAGTTTGCTAAGCTATAA
- a CDS encoding NADH-dependent flavin oxidoreductase, producing the protein MKSLYKELFNEITLPNGVVLNNRLGVAPMTTYSGNEDGTVSDEELSYYNRRAGLGSLYVTACIAVSENGLAFPNQFIGFDDSALPRLKQLAKEMKSKGSKAILQMQHGGRQSKPELIKANEIVAPSAVPGEAGKPTPRELTEDEIFAIIEDFGETTRRAIEAGFDGVEIHGANTYLLQQFVSKVTNQRQDQWGGSLVNRMRFPLAVMKKVQDTVAKYADEQFIVGYRLSPEENNEKTTGYTIEETKILVEELIDRGIHYIHVSLFEFKKTPKGAEQGDSIVRILADQIKGRVPFVAVGSVKTPEDALSAMTEGADIVVMGRQALIDPEWTEKIKQGKEEDINPVIKQNMVGTLDIPQNMWHLITSYGMVTVEES; encoded by the coding sequence ATGAAGTCATTATATAAAGAATTATTTAACGAAATCACTTTGCCAAATGGCGTCGTGTTAAACAATCGTTTAGGTGTGGCACCGATGACGACTTATTCAGGAAATGAAGACGGTACCGTTTCCGATGAAGAGTTAAGCTACTACAACCGCCGCGCAGGTCTTGGGAGTTTGTACGTTACGGCATGCATCGCAGTTTCAGAAAATGGTCTTGCGTTCCCGAATCAGTTTATTGGATTTGACGATAGTGCTCTTCCACGTTTAAAACAACTAGCAAAAGAAATGAAATCCAAAGGCAGCAAAGCGATTTTACAAATGCAACATGGTGGTCGACAAAGCAAGCCTGAATTGATTAAAGCAAACGAAATAGTAGCGCCAAGTGCTGTTCCAGGTGAAGCTGGCAAGCCAACACCGCGCGAATTGACTGAAGATGAAATCTTCGCAATCATTGAAGACTTCGGTGAAACGACAAGAAGAGCCATCGAAGCAGGCTTTGACGGTGTTGAAATTCACGGAGCGAATACGTATTTGCTTCAGCAATTTGTATCGAAAGTTACAAACCAGCGTCAGGATCAATGGGGAGGCAGCCTCGTAAATCGTATGAGATTCCCTCTTGCCGTTATGAAAAAAGTTCAAGACACAGTGGCTAAATATGCGGATGAGCAATTTATTGTTGGCTACCGCCTATCACCAGAAGAAAACAACGAGAAAACGACAGGCTATACAATCGAAGAAACAAAAATATTAGTGGAAGAGCTAATCGATCGCGGAATTCATTATATTCACGTGTCGTTGTTCGAATTTAAGAAAACACCAAAAGGCGCTGAACAAGGCGACAGCATTGTTCGCATTCTAGCCGATCAAATCAAAGGGCGTGTCCCATTTGTAGCTGTTGGAAGTGTAAAAACCCCAGAAGACGCATTATCGGCCATGACTGAAGGTGCCGACATTGTGGTAATGGGTCGACAAGCTTTGATCGATCCCGAGTGGACGGAAAAAATTAAACAAGGCAAAGAAGAGGATATCAATCCAGTAATCAAGCAAAACATGGTAGGAACATTGGATATCCCGCAAAACATGTGGCATCTGATCACATCATACGGCATGGTTACAGTTGAAGAAAGTTGA
- a CDS encoding TrkH family potassium uptake protein, with the protein MWSWKKKRLTVSPPLVISGSFLFLIVLGTFLLKLPFATTESISWTDALFTATSATTVTGLSVFDPGTVLTAFGELVLLVLIQCGGIGLMTFAVAILILFRKKVGLQNRIYLQESLTQSSIGGIVKLVKLILTFALTVEAVATVFLTIYWIPQFGFKDALNYSIFHVISAFNNAGFSLFPDNMIGFAGDPVVTLLISSLFIIGGIGFTVVMDVSQKKSIRRWSLHTKLMVGGTLILNCLAMLVIFLLEYNNPGTLGPMSIFDKLVTSYFSAVTPRTAGFNMLDYGQLEDPTLLFTMLLMFIGGGSASTASGIKLTTFIVVILATVSFLRSRREPEIFGRSIRLETVIRSLAITTISVLLVVLFLFLLTVSETIPFLPLAFEVVSAFGTVGLTMGITGDLSSIGEVLLSIVMFTGRIGPLTLFFILMKPRKENYRYPYDPVFTG; encoded by the coding sequence ATGTGGTCCTGGAAAAAAAAGCGGTTGACTGTTTCTCCGCCATTGGTGATTTCCGGAAGCTTTTTGTTTTTAATTGTATTGGGCACTTTTTTATTGAAATTACCGTTCGCCACTACCGAGTCGATTTCTTGGACGGATGCTTTGTTTACGGCTACTTCTGCCACTACGGTGACCGGACTTAGTGTCTTTGATCCAGGAACTGTGCTTACTGCATTTGGAGAATTGGTGCTTCTTGTGCTTATTCAATGTGGTGGTATTGGCTTGATGACTTTTGCGGTTGCGATTCTTATTTTATTCCGCAAAAAAGTAGGTCTGCAAAACCGCATCTATTTACAAGAATCACTGACACAAAGTTCAATTGGCGGCATCGTCAAGCTAGTCAAATTGATTTTGACGTTTGCGTTAACGGTAGAGGCTGTCGCAACGGTGTTTCTGACCATTTACTGGATCCCTCAATTCGGCTTTAAAGATGCACTCAATTACAGTATTTTTCATGTTATCTCAGCTTTTAATAATGCCGGTTTTTCTTTATTTCCAGATAACATGATCGGCTTTGCTGGTGATCCAGTGGTAACGTTATTGATTTCTTCATTGTTTATTATTGGGGGAATTGGTTTTACTGTCGTGATGGATGTTTCACAAAAGAAATCAATTCGTCGGTGGTCGTTGCATACTAAGTTAATGGTTGGCGGTACATTAATTTTAAATTGCTTAGCCATGTTGGTTATTTTCCTATTGGAATATAACAATCCAGGCACACTCGGCCCTATGTCGATATTCGATAAGTTAGTGACTTCCTATTTTAGTGCCGTAACGCCACGAACTGCTGGGTTTAATATGTTGGATTATGGACAACTTGAAGACCCTACATTGTTATTCACTATGCTGCTAATGTTTATTGGCGGCGGGAGCGCTTCAACAGCTTCCGGTATTAAGTTGACTACTTTTATTGTGGTTATTCTCGCAACTGTTTCTTTTTTGCGATCACGGAGAGAACCGGAAATTTTTGGCCGTTCTATCCGACTAGAAACTGTTATCCGATCGCTTGCCATCACGACAATTAGCGTGTTACTCGTTGTTCTCTTCTTATTTTTATTAACCGTATCCGAAACCATTCCATTTCTACCGCTCGCCTTTGAAGTGGTGTCGGCCTTTGGTACAGTTGGTTTGACTATGGGCATCACAGGTGATTTGAGTAGCATTGGCGAGGTTTTATTAAGCATCGTTATGTTCACTGGCCGCATAGGACCGTTAACTTTATTCTTTATCTTAATGAAACCTCGCAAAGAAAATTATCGTTATCCTTATGACCCCGTATTTACTGGATAG